GAACCGCCGACACCGATCCAGCTGCGCACCACCGGGCGACTGCTGGGGTGGCGACTGGGCCTGGATCGGGTTGACCCGCGCGGCACCGTCGCGCTGACCTCTGCGGGCGGCAGCTTCACCCTGTTCCCGCGCGGCGCCACACCGACCCTGCCCACAATCTTCACCCACCGCGACGTCGGCAACACCGAATGCCCCGGAGCCGCCGCCTACGCCCAGATGGGATTGCTGCGCGATATCGCGGCACGTTTCAATGCCCCACCCGGACAACAGGATCTGGTCGACGCACTACGTGGCGGCGCCATCTTCGCCAAATGGCAGTCCGAGGGCAGCGAGAAGGGACCGCTGGGCATGCCGACCTCGCCGGAGTCCTCCGGCTTCGGAACCGCCCGTTACGCCACCTTCGACCACGGAGCGATGTACTGGTCCCCCGAATCGGGCGCCCAGCCGGTCACCGGCGCCATCTACGATGCTTGGGGCACACTGGGATTCGAACGCGGTGCGCTGGGCCTGCCGACCAGCGGCGAGATCGAGGAACCGCTGTGGATCAAACAGAACTTCCAGCACGGAACGCTGAACTTCGACCGTGAGAACGGCACCGTCACCCGGGTCATCGACGGTGTCCCCCACGAAGTTCCGGCCACCGAGCATTCACCGGTACAGCTGGAGCGATTCACCCCGATCAGCGCCGGAAAGCTATAACCACCAGCGTTCCAGGACGCGGGCCAGCCCGTCTTCGGTGTTGGGGGTTGTGACTTCGTCGGCCGCCGCCTTGGCGTCTGGATGCGCGTTACCCATCGCCACCCCGAGACCGGCCCACTGCAACATCGGGATGTCATTGGGCATATCGCCGAAGGTGATGATGTCGCCTGCCGCGATTCCCAGCGGTCCGGCCACCTCGGCGACACCGGTGGCCTTGCTCAGACCGCTCGGAAGCACCTCGATCAGGCCGTTGTTCGTCGAGTACGTCAGGTCACCCTCGCCGCCGACATACGGTGCCAGCGCCTCAGCCATGTCCCCCGACTGCGCGCCGGCCTTACGGATCAGCAGTTTGACCGCGGGCGCGCTGAGCAGATCCTCAAGAGACACCTCGGTGTTGTCCGGGTTCAACCAGGCGTGCTCGTAACCGGGAGAGCTGACGAACTGCGGGGTCGCCGCATCGTGGGCACTGCGCCCCACCCGCTCGACGGCCAGACCGGCGCCGGGGATCACCTTTGCCGCGATATCGGCCAGCCGCGCCAGCGCCTCGACCGACAGCGTGCGTGCCGAGAGGATGCGATCGGTGGCCGGGTCGTAGATCACCGAACCGTTGGCGCACACCGACATCGGCGCGAAACCGAGCTGCTCGACGACCGGCGGGATCCAGCGCGGCGGCCGGCCGGTGGCCAGCACGAACCGCACGCCGGCATCGACCGCCGCACGGACCGCGGCGGCCGTGCGCGGGGTCACCCGTTCGTGCTGGTCGAGCAGCGTGCCGTCGACATCGGTGGCGATCAGGGCGGGCAGCATCACCGGCACCCCGCCCGACCCGCGACGGGGCGTGGGTGAGACGGGTGGTCTCGGTGCAACACAGCGGTCATCGCCATCCTCAAAACTCGAACGTCATAGGTGGGAATGCGGGCTTCCCTACTCCGGCGACTCACCGCGTTGCCGCGCCGCGCGCCGGGCCGCCTTCTCGGCAGCTTCCTCCATGTCCATCCGGTCGGCCTCGGCCAAGGTCGGGGCGCCGCCGCCCAGCCGATGCGGCACCCAGAACTCGCCGGGCGGATGCGGACCGTAGTCATCCTGAACCTGCTCGAGCAGATGCTGCATGCGGTGCCGCAACAACGCCGTGAGCTCGGTCGGCGGCAACGTCGGGTAGATCGGCTCCCCCACCGCGACCGAGATCGGCACCTTGGGCCTGCGCATGTTCTTGGGATGCCCCTTGGTCCAGATGCGCTGGGCTCCCCAGACGATGTGCGGGATGATCGGCACATCGGCGTCGATGGCCATCCGGGCCGCACCCGACTTCAGCGCCTTGATCTCGAAGCTGCGGCTGATGGTGGCCTCCGGGTAGACGCCCACCAGTTCACCGGCCCGCAGCGCCGCACAGGCCGCCGTGAAGGAGTCGGCCCCGCTGTCCCTGTCGACTTCGATATGGCGCAGCTTGCGCATGATGGGTCCGCCGATCTTGTGATCGAAGACCTCTTTCTTGGCCATGAAGCGCACCTTCCGGCCGCGCCCCTGTTTGTAGGCGGGCAGACCGGCGAAGGTGAAATCGAAGTAGCTGGTGTGGTTGACCGCAATCACCGCACCACCGGTGACCGGCAGGTTCTCCACCCCGGTGACAGTGAACTTCAAGCCCTGCAACCGCCACACCAGGCGGGCGGCTTGAATGACAGTCCCGTATACCGGCTCCACGGGAGTAAGCGTAGCCACTCGCTGTGCGCCGAGGCGGAAGAGCATCCGCGCTGGCGGTAAACTCGTCATCGGGCAACAGACCACCAAAGGGGCTATACGTGCAGGTCACAAGCATCGGACACGCCGGTTTCCGGATCGAGACGGAGGCAGGCAGCATCCTGTGCGACCCCTGGGTCAACCCCGCCTATTTCGCCTCGTGGTTTCCCTTCCCGGACAACTCCGGCCTGGACTGGGACACCCTCGGCGACTGCGACTATCTCTACGTCAGCCATCTGCACAAGGACCACTTCGATCCGGCCTTGTTGCGCGCGCACGTCAACAAGGACGCCACCGTGCTGCTGCCCGACTACCCGGTGCCGGATCTGCGCCGGGAGCTCGAAGCCCTGGGCTTTCACACCTTCTTCGAGACCACCGACTCGGTCAAACACCGCGTCAGCGGTCCCAAGGGTGACCTCGACGTGATGATCATCGCGCTGCGGGCACCTGCCGACGGCCCGATCGGCGACTCCGGTCTGGTGGTATCCGACGGCACCACGACCGCTTTCAACATGAACGACGCCCGGCCCATCGACCTGGATGTCCTGGTGTCCGAATTCGGCCACATCGACGTGCACATGCTGCAGTACTCCGGGGCCATCTGGTACCCGATGGTCTACGACATGCCCGCACGCGCCAAGGAGGCCTTCGGCGTCCAGAAACGACAGCGGCAGATGGATCGTTGTCGCCAGTACATCGCACAGGTGGGAGCCAGCTGGGTGGTGCCCTCGGCCGGGCCGCCGTGCTTCCTGGACCCGGAACTGCGCGATCTCAACGACGACCATGGCGATCCCGCCAACATCTTCCCCGACCAGATGGTCTTCCTCGACCAGATGAAGAGCCACGGACACAACGGCGGCCTGCTGATGGTTCCCGGCTCGACAGCCGATTTCACCGGCTCGGAACTGAATTCGTTGACCCACCCCATCGACGATCCCGAGTCGGTGTTCACCACTGGCAAGGCCGACTACATCGAGGCCTACGCCCAGCGCCAGGCCCCCGTTCTGGCGGCAGAGAAGGCGTCCTGGGCGCCGGCCGAGGGCGAGCCGCTGCTGGAACCGTTGCGCGCGCTGTTCGAGCCGATCATGCTGGCTTCCGATCAGATCTGCGACGGCATCGGCTATCCGGTGGAACTGCGCATCGGCCCGGAGACCGTAGTGATCGATTTCCCCAAACGTGCTGTGCGCGAAGCGATTCCGGACGAGAAATTCCGTTACGGATTCGCGATCGCACCGGAGCTGGTGCGCACCGTCGTCCGCGACAACGAACCGGACTGGGTGAACACGATCTTCCTGTCCACCCGGTTCCAGGCGTGGCGGGTCGGCGGATACAACGAGTATCTGTACACATTCTTCAAATGCCTCACCGATGAGCGCATCGCCTACGCCGACGGTTGGTTCGCCGAGGCGCACGATGACAGCGCCTCGACCACCCTTGCGGGCTGGGAGATCCAGCGGCGCTGCCCGCACCTCAAGGCCGATCTGTCCAAGTTCGGTGTGATCGAGGGCAACACGCTGACCTGCAATCTGCACGGCTGGCAGTGGAACCTGGAGAGCGGCCGCTGCCTGACCGCCAAGGGCCACCCCCTGCGAACCGCGCGGTTATGACCGCGCCGCAGTCGGTGTCCCCGGTCTACGACGACGGCATGGTGCTGCTGGATCGTCAGGCGATCACCTTGCGGCGCTACCACTTCCCGTCGGGAACCTCGAAGGTGATCCCGCTGCGGGCCGTGCGCTCCTACCGGGCCGAATCCCTCGGCCTCATCACCGAGCGTTTCCGGATCTGGGGAAGCACCGACCCGCGTCGGTGGATGCCGCTGGACATCTGGCGACCCATCAAGTCCACCCTGGTGATCCTGGATGTGCCGGGCACCCAACCCGCGCCGGCGTTCACACCGTTGCGCCCGGGCGAGTTCGTCAGCATCCTCGACGAACTGCTCGGCGGCTAGCGCACCCGCATCACCGTCTGCTCCAGCAGCCACTGCCCGGCCCTGGTGGCCGACCGGGTGACACTCATGGTCGCCCGCTGCACCGCAGTGGGCGGTTCGGCGGCTCGCACGCGCACCTCGTCGCCGACGCTCAGCACACCGGGAGTCCGCACGTCGATGTACACCCCGAGGAATCGGTCGGTGCGCTCGGCCAGCGCCCGGGTGATGGTCCTGTCCAGTTCGATACCGGGTTGCGGACGGGTCGGCACGACACACCGGATGGTCGGCATGGTCACCTTGAGCCGGGCCGATCCGATGCTCAGTTCGCCACCCACCCAGTCAGATTCGGGGAACGAGCGTTCCTTGCCGGCGAGGTCGATCAGCACGTTCGGACGGAACCTGCGCACATCGAGCACCTCGGCACCGACGGTGAGGTTCCGCAGACTGGCGGTGCTCATCAGATGCAGCGGGGCGAGGTCGACGAAGGTGCCCGGCGGCGTGGAGTAGCGGGCCAGGGTGATG
The sequence above is drawn from the Mycolicibacterium neoaurum VKM Ac-1815D genome and encodes:
- a CDS encoding Rieske 2Fe-2S domain-containing protein, which codes for MQVTSIGHAGFRIETEAGSILCDPWVNPAYFASWFPFPDNSGLDWDTLGDCDYLYVSHLHKDHFDPALLRAHVNKDATVLLPDYPVPDLRRELEALGFHTFFETTDSVKHRVSGPKGDLDVMIIALRAPADGPIGDSGLVVSDGTTTAFNMNDARPIDLDVLVSEFGHIDVHMLQYSGAIWYPMVYDMPARAKEAFGVQKRQRQMDRCRQYIAQVGASWVVPSAGPPCFLDPELRDLNDDHGDPANIFPDQMVFLDQMKSHGHNGGLLMVPGSTADFTGSELNSLTHPIDDPESVFTTGKADYIEAYAQRQAPVLAAEKASWAPAEGEPLLEPLRALFEPIMLASDQICDGIGYPVELRIGPETVVIDFPKRAVREAIPDEKFRYGFAIAPELVRTVVRDNEPDWVNTIFLSTRFQAWRVGGYNEYLYTFFKCLTDERIAYADGWFAEAHDDSASTTLAGWEIQRRCPHLKADLSKFGVIEGNTLTCNLHGWQWNLESGRCLTAKGHPLRTARL
- a CDS encoding lysophospholipid acyltransferase family protein translates to MEPVYGTVIQAARLVWRLQGLKFTVTGVENLPVTGGAVIAVNHTSYFDFTFAGLPAYKQGRGRKVRFMAKKEVFDHKIGGPIMRKLRHIEVDRDSGADSFTAACAALRAGELVGVYPEATISRSFEIKALKSGAARMAIDADVPIIPHIVWGAQRIWTKGHPKNMRRPKVPISVAVGEPIYPTLPPTELTALLRHRMQHLLEQVQDDYGPHPPGEFWVPHRLGGGAPTLAEADRMDMEEAAEKAARRAARQRGESPE
- a CDS encoding MOSC domain-containing protein; translated protein: MTVQPAAPKVAELWRFPVKSMGGCQVDRVAVDARGVHADRLWAVRDVDKGVTASARRIPALLGCTARYLAEPDEQAGPGRVPAVAVTFPDGRELTSDDPGIHAALSELAGRRVRLTALPPVGDTSAHRMKMVDSLDNYRPEQVRKDFGLADGEPLPDTSVFPAKDIITLARYSTPPGTFVDLAPLHLMSTASLRNLTVGAEVLDVRRFRPNVLIDLAGKERSFPESDWVGGELSIGSARLKVTMPTIRCVVPTRPQPGIELDRTITRALAERTDRFLGVYIDVRTPGVLSVGDEVRVRAAEPPTAVQRATMSVTRSATRAGQWLLEQTVMRVR
- a CDS encoding Cof-type HAD-IIB family hydrolase, translated to MLPALIATDVDGTLLDQHERVTPRTAAAVRAAVDAGVRFVLATGRPPRWIPPVVEQLGFAPMSVCANGSVIYDPATDRILSARTLSVEALARLADIAAKVIPGAGLAVERVGRSAHDAATPQFVSSPGYEHAWLNPDNTEVSLEDLLSAPAVKLLIRKAGAQSGDMAEALAPYVGGEGDLTYSTNNGLIEVLPSGLSKATGVAEVAGPLGIAAGDIITFGDMPNDIPMLQWAGLGVAMGNAHPDAKAAADEVTTPNTEDGLARVLERWWL